Sequence from the Peromyscus maniculatus bairdii isolate BWxNUB_F1_BW_parent chromosome 11, HU_Pman_BW_mat_3.1, whole genome shotgun sequence genome:
TCACTGCATTGCCCTGCCTAACATGGCATTCAGGCATTCActatgtcaaccaggctggctttgaactcacagagaaccacctacctctgactcccaagtgctgaaattaaagttgTATACCACCACACTGAGCTAGTCTCCTCCGTTTTCAAATAGGGAAAATATTAGTCCCTAATCTTAATGGTTCTTGGAGGGAGTAATAAGATGTGTTTGTtgtatgacttttcctggggaggctTGACAGGGCGCAGACAGACCAAAGAGATGATTCCTAATATGGAGAgttacctacaggagcatgggtgacagctTCAAACCTACATCCCTGCTGCTCCCTGACCAACTTGCAGATAATCTCacaaagaatctctctctcttcctctctctctctctccctctctcctccccctctttgcATTTGCCTACTGCCTACATAACCTTGGGGAGGGGCCATGTGAATCCTGGAGCCTTCTGAGCTCCCTGAGTAGTCTGAGTTTTATCAGCTGTCTGAGTCTTATACGTTTCCCCCAAAAGGGAGTGTCTGGGGTTAGAGGACAGCTAAGCAGCGTTAAACAGCGTTTAGAAAGCTAGGGGTAGGGTGCTGCCCAACGGTAGACTGATTACCTAGTGTCGacaagccctgagttccatccccagtgcttcataaaaaagagaaggaaaaaaaaagcttttctcgAGGAGTATATTggcatacacccagtctcaacaCCTGGGAAGCTAAGGTAGGGAGACCACGTTCTCCGCCAGCCTGTGCTCTATAGCAAaactttgtctaaataaaaagggctCATGAAATGGCTCAGGAGATGAAGGACGAGTTCTATTCTCAGATCCACATGgcacaaagaaaaatctgactctTGGgtgtttcctctgacctctgtacactCAGtagcacacacatgtccacaaacaaacacaaaataaataataaaaaattttaaataataaaataaagtaataaagcaCTTAAAATTTACCTCTATGTAGAAAATAAATGGCCCTCTATGTACAGAGATAGAACTGTCTGAAATCACAATGCGTAGCTGTTTATGAGAACATGTAATAAGCTATATTTTTTTCTGGacatgattttaaattctggGTGTTATAAAGTTGGGGTGAAGGAGTAAATATGCCTTACATCCAAGGTTAGCATTCCTTTGCTGTTTATCATTGTAACGGAGGGTATGGACGTTGTTGTATATGAGAATTTAAGCTgtggctggagatgcagctcaggggAAGTGTTTGCCCTGCAAGCACCGAGTTCTGGGTTAGATCCCAGATActgcaaacaaaaacccagttgATTACCAGGTGGAGAGAGgtgaatcaggaattcaaggccatcctctactacatagcaagttcagggccagcataggctacaagagacccagtctcaaaaagcaagagagagagagagagagagagagagagagagagagagagagagagagagagagagagaaggaaggaaggaaggaaggaaggaaggaaggaaggaaggagagaaagaaagaaagaaagaaagaaagaaagaaagaaagaaagaaagaaagaaagaaagaaagaaagaaagaaagaaagaaagaaaggaggaaagaaagaaagaaaagaaagaaaagaaaagaaagaaaggagctgggtggtagaggtacactcctttaatgagcactcatgaggcagaggcaggtggatctctgtgagttcaaggccagcctggtctaaagagagatttccaggatagccagggttacagagaaaaccctgtcttgaaaaaacaaaaacaaacaaacaaaaagaagcaaaaaggaAAGAGGGTTATGAAAGGTGTCTACCAAATGTTAGTATTTAATATTGTTGATGggcttgttggttggttggttggttggttgggagACAGGGTCATCCTGGGACTCAACAGTGTGCCCTCCACACCTGGATGGAAAAGGCAAAGTGCTTGCAGTAGATGCACATTTTCCCGTTGACGTGAGAGGCTGGGAACACAAGGACAGCATCCTACTTCTGACTGCGGACACCAGCGTGAACGCTCCCGTTCCATTGGCTAGTCTATAAAGGAGAAATCCAGAGGGCAGTGATGAAGAGCTTTATTCAAGGAACTCCCAGAGCTGTTTGGGGAAGGCTCCCTTGGTACGCAGGTCCAGGCATCTGACAGGGACAGGCAAGATTGGCAGGGTTATTTAACAACCTCTTCCCTGCTCCCCAAGATATTTCTAGGACTATCTGGCAACCTTCCCCAGGAATCTTGGTGAGTCTGGACAGTAAGTGCTGGAGTGTCGCAGGCGTTAGGAAGAGGGGTGGAACTGCCTAGAGAAAGCTCAGACCAAATGTCACGCATCCCCGTAGCTCCTTTTGGTTTTCACTTAGCTGCTGGCGGCACCGGCCTGCCAGGTAGCAGCTGAGAGGAGGCAGAAGTACTTTGAAAAGTTACAGGAGACACAGTGGAGTTTTAGCCATGTTTGTTACCCATACAATTCAGAATTAGATGGGAGACATACTTGTTGAAATATTGTTGAAAATCACGTGGAACCGGGATGAAACCCCGGGGCTGCTTCTGATCTGGGCCGCTAAGCATTCCGCTTACTCAGGACTAAGCAGTAGAAAGGCCTTTGCCAACCATCTGCCTACCCAGCCTTCAGAACTGGTTCCTGGTGGCTTTGGCCTGCCAGTCCTCCTCGGCGCCTACTGTTGCAGGGAGCAGCTTCACAGGTTGGCAGAGCAGAACCAGGGAAAGGTTGCCAGCTTCGCAGTGCTCTCCCCCCCCCGCAGGGTGGGTCTCGGGGGGCCCCCCATCTCACGATTCCTTCTCCCCGCAGAGTGACAACAGTTACGACTTCCTGTCTGCCGAAGAGAAGGAGTGTCTGCTCTTCCTGGAGAAGACCATTGGCtccctggaggctgaggctgacaGTGGACTCTCCACGGACGAgtcagagccagccaccagtCCTGGAAGTTTCCGAGCACTACCCATCACCCAACAGGCTCCCCAGGGTAAGAGACTGTCTAGGGTGGCAACTCTCAGAAGACCAGTGTCTTCTCACTCTCCGCCTCACTTGCCCTCTGCAGCAAGCTCCTAGGCAGAGAGGGAGCCCTGCAGTCTGCTAGCCAGACTAAAGCCTTGTCTCCAGAGggaaggggtaggggtgggggactCCTGAGAAGCCAGCTTCTGCTGACTTTCTATGAAGTAACCGAGGCCTAGGAGGGAAAGGGGTTTGGCTAGCTCCCTTCCTGTCAGGGAAGAACTCAGAAAGAGATATGATACTGCGTgtagggaggagccagagagGCCCAAGTAATTGGCCCAGGAGAGTATGATTCAGCATAGGGAGCTAATCTGGGTGACCCAGAGAACAAGACTGGGGGAGATAAGAGTGTCCCAGCAGCACCTGGTCCCTTGAGGGCTCTGTCTAGAGACAGCAGAAAGACAGTGGAGTTCCAGTTCAGTAGATGAGGATGGGATGGCACACGGGTGTTGGGGAATGTGTCCCAGGGTAAACAGGAAAACATTGCTACTGTGAACAATCCCACCGGCACCGTTGACTCGTTcagtaaatacttttaaatacttGTCACAGCCTTTGGCCCTCCACTTAGGCAGAGCAGAAATGGAAAACTTCAGGTACCCTGGGGCTAATTCACTGAGCCCAGTGGACCTCACATACCCGCCGAGATCACTAGGCAAGATACCATGGCACTCACTGGTACAAGGCACTACGCTACCATAGAGTCATCCAGGCTCTCACAGAAAGTGAAAGCAGAGCGCCAAAGCATGTCCAGTTGACAGCAAGAGCCTCCCCTGGCCTCAGTTACCTGGGATCCATGCGATAGCATGAAGACCATCTTCAagtctctccctgactttgaGGCATGCATGGAAGGCGGGGAGAGCCTGAGTTAAGATTTTGAAGCAACTCAGAAGTGATGTCTTCCAACCATTCTGGAAAAACCAATGCCCAGTCAAAAAGAACCTGTCGTTTTTGATCTACGAGTCTTTGTGACCTGCAGGAAACGGTGCTGCCCTGTTaagaggaggcagagtcagacaaACCCCATTCATGGGGGAGTGTGTGCTTTCTGCTTAGTAGCAGCAGCCTTCTCCCTCTGCTCACgcttctcccctcttctctttaaTCCCCACAGGAAACCCAGAGGTGAGAGACACTCAGCAAGTGCCCTCACCAAAGAGAGTGGCCCACTCCTCTGGTCCTCCTGGGTCTCACGGTCTGGGCCTCAGGTCTGGTTCCTACAGCCTTCCCAGAAACCTCCACTTTGGCAGAAGCCAGAACCTCACGGAAAGCGCCACCCAGACGAACAGCCACGGATCTGAAACACCGGAGGTGTTAGCAGAGCCTGAGGAAGGGCGGACCAGCCAGAGCACTCAGCCCATCCAGCCGCCAGCCCCATCCCAGCAGCCTACCCTTGACCTGAGCACAGTTCTCATTCCCCCACCAGAGGCTTTTCAAGACATTAGGCCAAGACAAAGCGGGGAAGAGAGCCTACCTGAAGAGCTAGGAGAGAagagacacacaccacaggctGGTACTCCGGTCAGCTcccagaagaaagaggaaatgtcTTCGGAAACGATGTCCCATAAGGCCACTGAGAAAGGCCGGACAGAAGGTCCGCCACAGCCACAGCTACCTCCTCAGAACACAAGAGCTGAAGAGGCTCCCCTGCCATCAGAGGTCAAGCCAAATATCCAACAGGCTCCCCTCACGGCCTCCAAGCCCCGCAGGCTGCCTCCTAATATCGTACTGAAGAGCAGCCGCAGCAGTTTCCACAGCCACCCCCAGAACTGGCTGTCACACCCCACCGAGGCTGCAgactctgtccctgtcccttctTCCCTGCAGGAACAACAGAAAGCCCGCAGAGAGGCTCTGGCCAAGCTAGGGCTGCCCCAGGACCAAGATGACCCCAGCCTACCGGTAAGACATACAAGTACCCTCAAAGTCAAGGAGGCCCAGGCTCAGAGCCCTTCCCAGGCCCGGGCCGTGGTTCAGCAGACACCTCCAACCACGGCCCCAGGGGCTGCTTCTGCTGCAGGGAAAACTTCCCCAGGGAAGGCTGTCACCCCAATGGCCTCTTCGGGCAAGAGGGTCCCTGCCCAGGAGACCCCTCCAGGGAAGGTTGCAGCTGCCAAGTCTATGCCCATTCCCATCCCTAAGGCCTCAAAGGAAAACAGTTCCCTGACACGGCCCAAGCCTGATCCACGGCTGACCCTGCAGGAAAGTAGCATCCCCGGCCTGAGACAGATCAACTTCAAGTCCAATACCCTGGAGCGTTCAGGCGTGGGGTTGAGCAGCTATCTCTCGGCGGCAGAGAAAGACCCCAAATGCCAAACCAGTACATCTCTGGGAAAGAGCCCCGTCTCGGACAAGGCTTCACCCAGCGTCTTGCGTAACTCCCGGCCCCGGCCTGCCTCCTTGGGCATGGGAAAGGACTTTGCAGAAATCCAGGGGGGCAAATTGGTTGGCCTGGAGCAGGGCCCGCGCGCCCAGCAGCTGTccttcagaggacagagccacgACAAGCTTCCTCGCCCGCCCTGTGTCAGTGTTAAGATATCCCCCAAGGGCATCCCTGAGGGACACAGGAGGGAGGCTCTAAAGAAGCTGGGACTGCTGAAGGAGTAGCCAGGCCGCCGACCGGCACAGCCGGCACCAACCCACCGGAAGAGACTGGCTCTACCTAGAGCCTTCGCGGCCTCACAGCTCAGGGCTGGCGTCTTCCCTGCCTggggtggagaaggaagaggtTTGAGTCCAAGCATATGTGTGTACTCAGAGCAGCTGTGCTGTTCAGTACTGACAGAGATCATTCTAAAGACGCGGAGTCTCGCGGGAgcgggagggagaaggagagggaagccTTACGTATCACCGACACGGTTTATGTAACACAAAGAGTCGCTGTTCAAAACTCCGTTCTTGGTTGAGATTTTACACGTATAAAGTTCAGCCTGTCCCAGAACTGAGTGGAATAGAGTCCAGGGAGAAGTGGACCTGAGAAGTAAGGTTGGATGAGATAAAGGAGGTGGAACACTTAAAAAGATGAATTACATTGCACACGTGACTATGGTCACATGAGCTGTGGGATGAGTTTCTGCAGTCAATGGAGACTGGCTCCTCTATGCCATGCCTCTCTCTCAGGGTCTTCTGGAAATGGCCTGAGGCCAAGGGGAGCTGGTTCAGTATCTCTTTCCCCACTCACTGCCTTTCCCTGTCTATGGTTCTTGCAGGGTGGGACATATCCCTGTCTCTAGATCTCATAGTTCACTGACAGCAGGAGGCACTCCCAGGTCTGAGAAAAGCTGGGTAAATGGCACACACCCCTCCATTTCTACCTGGAAGAATCCATGTCATGGGCTTGAAGAATATAATAATAAACTGTGCCATGGCCTGTGGCTCTGGAGTCCCCGTTCTTCCTGCTTTCCATTTCCCTGGCTGGTTTCAGGGCAGGTCAACACTGAGCTGGAAGCCCAGCCCAGTGGCTTTATGAATACAGAATTGCTCCTGAACCTCCCCTGCTGTTCAAGAGTCTTCAGgtttcctgggggctggagaggtatctccatggttaagagtgtgtaaggctcttgcagagaaccaaagttcaattcccagcacccactcaaaACTgcttacaactccagttccagctctaggggatgcagcaccctcttctggcctccaacgactcctacactcatgtgcacatactcgcATACAGCTGCACACTTAACATtttatgagggtttttttttttaaagaaagttttcaGGTTCTTTCAGTTCCAATGATGgaaactcagcacacacacacacacacacagactattaGAATGGAGGGAAATCTTAGAAAAGCTCCCTCCAGCTGCATCAAATTCATTCTGCCATTTAGTACCAGCTGAAGCTGGACCCCGGGACTTGAAATGCTCACACGGAACAGCTCACCGAACGCAGTTGACACGTCAGTCAGATCACCACACCATACTGCCGTCACGGCCTCTCAGCCACCATTCTAGGCCCTTCAGAATTCTAAAGCGTCTTCCAAAACACCAGGATTAGTATTTAGAAGAATATGTgatactgtttatttttttctttaacaaggGGGTATATTGTAACTCGTTCTTAATCATTCTTCCTCCCAATTTCCGAACAAGTTGTTCATGTCTTGAGTGAAATGGGTGAGTCTTGTGGCCTAAATGTCCAGGCATGGCCAGACACGACCCTCTTTTCCTTTCAGTGGTATATCCTGTGATGACTGTGAGCCAGTGGTAGTGGAGATGCCCAGAAGGGGCGAGCAGGCAAGCGACTGCTGCTGGAAAGATGACCCTTAGTCCTGTCATCTCTGGTCGGTGTCCGTAGGGACCCGTTGCCGTCAAAGATCAAAACTTCTGGAATGATGAGACGATTAGGATTAAGGGCAGCAAATGACTCCACCCCATCACGGtatgtggggtgtgggtgtggcagTTTCTGTGTACACTCTTACACACCCCCACAGACTCACACACCCAAACGTCTGCTACCTGTTTCCCAGCTCCAGCTGAAGACCTGACCTCTCAGAGCTGGTAAGGACTCCCACATTGGCCAAGCTCTATCATTACAGGCTCCCAAAAGGCAGAAGGCCTATTCTAGAGGACTAACTTGACCTGCTCTGTGTACTTCAAGACACTATTTCGTTCCTTATTCATTCATTGAATAATTAAGAGAGAACTATGAGTTAAACCTCAATTAATACGGAGGCTTAATGGGAGTCTGGGAACAACACAAGGCTGGCTTTGTGCTGGTCAGAGGTGCCACCTTTTCCATCTCCATCCACGAGAAGGAAAGTTCATACTCATAGCACCCGGAGCCACGTACAGCCTGCACCTGCGCCTCTGGACGTCACCACAGTGTCAGGCCCGTTCCCCCCATTCTTAGTGTGAAGAACCCCCTTCTGTTTAACTGGAAGATCTATGCTTCCCCGTATGCTTGTTCTTCAGAGGATATTCTGCTTAAAAGAGCTGAGGAGAGCCTAAGGTAAATGTTTGCCACACCagcatgaggctctgagttcaactcCCTGCACTCACataaaatacagagagagagagagagagagagagagagagagagagagagagagagagagagagagagagagagagaaaatgtttttCAGGATGCAAGAATATCAATCCAAACCTGGCCATCTTCATTTTGAAGAGGGGCAGAAAGGTCCAGTGAGGCTATCCATCTCCCCGAAGGTGATGCTCCACCCAACTGATCCGACTGGTCTACCCTCTTGTACCCAGATTGGAAGGAGTTCTCTTCATCGTCTTGCACTGGTGGGGTGGGAGATGGAAGTGAGTTAAGAGctgctcctttctcttttcaagaGACTTTGTGTAAGAGATTGTAAAACCTTATGTATGGTTTTAAAAGCCAAACTGACTAGTCTACTTTACTTGGGACTTAAAGTCTGCCGTATCCCACCAGAGCCTTGCTGCTGCTGGGTGCAAGCCATCTAACAAATGTAGAAGTAAGCTTCCCCCAAGCCTGGCACAGTGGGCTATGTGCCCCCTAGATGTACGGATAGCTGCCTCTCTGAGTCACCACTCACACGCTGCCCTGGGAGGACCCTATTGTGATTCCAGAGGGGCCCAGCAGGCCTATGTTCCAGCTTACACAGAAGTCTGGACAGACCCtctcagctctctgcttccccaCAGTGGAAGTACAGCT
This genomic interval carries:
- the C11H1orf116 gene encoding specifically androgen-regulated gene protein isoform X1; the protein is MPKRELWPAGPCSEPGTHIGSCDSMMSATSAHSGSSDNSYDFLSAEEKECLLFLEKTIGSLEAEADSGLSTDESEPATSPGSFRALPITQQAPQGNPEVRDTQQVPSPKRVAHSSGPPGSHGLGLRSGSYSLPRNLHFGRSQNLTESATQTNSHGSETPEVLAEPEEGRTSQSTQPIQPPAPSQQPTLDLSTVLIPPPEAFQDIRPRQSGEESLPEELGEKRHTPQAGTPVSSQKKEEMSSETMSHKATEKGRTEGPPQPQLPPQNTRAEEAPLPSEVKPNIQQAPLTASKPRRLPPNIVLKSSRSSFHSHPQNWLSHPTEAADSVPVPSSLQEQQKARREALAKLGLPQDQDDPSLPVRHTSTLKVKEAQAQSPSQARAVVQQTPPTTAPGAASAAGKTSPGKAVTPMASSGKRVPAQETPPGKVAAAKSMPIPIPKASKENSSLTRPKPDPRLTLQESSIPGLRQINFKSNTLERSGVGLSSYLSAAEKDPKCQTSTSLGKSPVSDKASPSVLRNSRPRPASLGMGKDFAEIQGGKLVGLEQGPRAQQLSFRGQSHDKLPRPPCVSVKISPKGIPEGHRREALKKLGLLKE
- the C11H1orf116 gene encoding specifically androgen-regulated gene protein isoform X2; amino-acid sequence: MSSETMSHKATEKGRTEGPPQPQLPPQNTRAEEAPLPSEVKPNIQQAPLTASKPRRLPPNIVLKSSRSSFHSHPQNWLSHPTEAADSVPVPSSLQEQQKARREALAKLGLPQDQDDPSLPVRHTSTLKVKEAQAQSPSQARAVVQQTPPTTAPGAASAAGKTSPGKAVTPMASSGKRVPAQETPPGKVAAAKSMPIPIPKASKENSSLTRPKPDPRLTLQESSIPGLRQINFKSNTLERSGVGLSSYLSAAEKDPKCQTSTSLGKSPVSDKASPSVLRNSRPRPASLGMGKDFAEIQGGKLVGLEQGPRAQQLSFRGQSHDKLPRPPCVSVKISPKGIPEGHRREALKKLGLLKE